Proteins encoded by one window of Cervus canadensis isolate Bull #8, Minnesota chromosome 18, ASM1932006v1, whole genome shotgun sequence:
- the NFKBID gene encoding NF-kappa-B inhibitor delta: MEDPLDTRLYADPSLPQAGSWRASGLPSGPPQLPPVVTGPSLDTARAHMLALGPQKLLAQDEEGDTLLHLFAARGLRWAAYAAAEMLQAYRHLDIREHKGKTPLLVAAAANQPLIVEDLLNLGAEPNATDHQGRSVLHVAATYGLPRVLSAVINSGVRVDIEARDFEGLTPLHTAILALNVAMHPPDLYPPVLSTQAQDRLACVKMLLHMGADHTSQEIKSNKTVLHLAVQAANPTLVQLLLALPRGDLRAFVNMKAHGNTALHMAAALPPGPAQEAIVRRLLAAGADPTLRNLENEQPVHLLRPGPGPEGLRQLLKRSRVAPPGLSS; the protein is encoded by the exons ATGGAG GACCCCCTGGACACTCGGCTCTATGCAGACCCTTCCCTGCCACAGGCAGGATCCTGGAGGGCTTCTGGGCTCCCCTCAGGACCTCCACAGTTGCCTCCTGTGGTCACTGGACCATCCCTGGACACTGCCCGTGCTCACATGCTGGCTCTAGGACCCCAAAAGCTGCTGGCACAGGATGAGGAAGGAGACAC GCTCCTGCACCTGTTTGCGGCGCGGGGGTTGCGCTGGGCAGCGTATGCTGCAGCTGAGATGCTCCAAGCGTACAGACATCTGGACATTCGTGAGCATAAGGGCAAG ACCCCTCTTCTGGTGGCTGCTGCTGCCAACCAACCCCTGATTGTGGAGGATCTACTGAACCTGGGAGCGGAACCCAACGCCACTGACCATCAAGGACGTTCTGTCTTACACGTGGCCGCTACGTATGGGCTCCCAAGAGTCCTCTCG gCTGTAATTAACTCAGGGGTTCGGGTTGACATAGAAGCCAGAGACTTTGAGG GCCTCACCCCACTCCACACAGCCATCCTGGCCCTCAACGTGGCTATGCACCCTCCTGACCTATATCCCCCAGTACTGAGTACCCAGGCCCAGGACAGGCTGGCTTGTGTCAagatgttgctgcacatgggtgCTGATCACACCAGCCAG GAGATCAAGAGCAACAAGACTGTTCTGCACTTGGCTGTGCAGGCCGCCAACCCAACCCTGGTTCAGCTGCTCCTGGCACTGCCTCGGGGAGACCTGCGGGCCTTTGTCAACATGAAG GCCCATGGGAACACCGCCCTCCACATGGCGGCCGCCCTGCCCCCTGGGCCGGCCCAGGAGGCCATTGTGCGCCGTCTGCTGGCAGCTGGAGCGGATCCAACACTGCGCAACCTGGAGAACGAGCAGCCTGTCCACCTGCTACGGCCTGGGCCGGGCCCCGAGGGG CTCCGGCAGCTGTTGAAGAGGAGCCGAGTGGCACCCCCAGGCCTGTCCTCTTAG